From one Pedobacter faecalis genomic stretch:
- a CDS encoding ABC transporter ATP-binding protein: MKHLRHLNKYFYKYKWWIIPGIFFVIVSNIFGVVPAQVIGHAFNLITENIQIYRLFNGFERREIIYDIFSYSLLYFGSIVLILYLLRGLFLFFMRQTLILMSRHIEFDMKNEIYAHYQKLNLGFYRRNNTGDLMSRATEDVNRVRMYVGPAIMYAINTAVLFSLVIYAMFDVNAELALFSLLPLPVLVIVIYFVNTLINRKSEHIQQQLSRLSSYVQEQFSGIRVIKSYVREEHTRKVFAGESYTYKDLAMNLVKVQALFYPAMILLVGLSTILTIYIGGKQVIGGYITPGNIAEFIVYVNQLTFPVSMLGWVTTLIQRASASQKRINEFLHTEPDIVSGDHPEVTVLGDISFKNVTFTYPDTGIKAISDISFDIKKGQFVAIMGRTGSGKSTLANLLMRMYDADSGSITVDGLPLKKLSLQHYRNQIGYVPQEVFLFSDTIRNNIAFGLEEVNQSQVETAAKQAAVYNNIIGFEKRFDTMLGERGITLSGGQKQRVSIARALIKSPSILILDDCLSAVDTKTEEEILNNLGALMHQKTIILIAHRISTLKNADKILVLDDGRLIEQGTHEELVHQNGAYAEMYQNQLLEEENQTA, encoded by the coding sequence ATGAAGCATCTCCGCCATTTAAACAAGTACTTTTACAAATATAAATGGTGGATCATACCAGGTATTTTCTTTGTCATTGTATCTAATATCTTTGGGGTTGTACCTGCCCAGGTCATAGGTCATGCTTTTAACCTGATTACGGAAAATATACAGATATACAGACTTTTTAACGGCTTCGAACGCAGGGAAATCATCTACGACATCTTTAGTTATAGTCTTCTTTATTTTGGTTCCATCGTCCTTATCCTGTATCTATTGAGAGGCCTTTTTCTCTTTTTTATGCGACAAACCCTGATTCTCATGTCGAGGCATATTGAGTTCGACATGAAGAACGAAATCTATGCCCACTACCAAAAACTGAATCTTGGTTTTTACCGGCGCAATAATACAGGCGACCTGATGAGCCGTGCCACCGAAGATGTAAACAGGGTGCGGATGTATGTCGGCCCGGCCATCATGTATGCGATTAATACCGCTGTGCTTTTTTCGCTAGTCATTTACGCGATGTTCGACGTAAATGCTGAACTGGCCCTGTTTTCGTTGTTACCATTACCTGTACTTGTTATTGTTATCTATTTTGTAAACACACTTATCAACCGCAAAAGCGAACATATACAGCAGCAGTTGTCGAGGTTGTCAAGTTATGTCCAGGAACAGTTTTCTGGCATTCGGGTTATAAAATCTTATGTAAGGGAAGAACACACGCGCAAGGTATTCGCCGGTGAGAGTTATACATACAAAGATCTGGCTATGAATCTGGTAAAGGTTCAAGCGTTGTTTTATCCGGCAATGATCCTGCTTGTTGGTTTGAGTACTATCTTAACCATTTATATCGGGGGGAAACAGGTTATTGGCGGTTATATAACACCAGGCAATATCGCCGAATTTATTGTGTACGTGAACCAGCTGACCTTTCCGGTTTCTATGCTCGGTTGGGTAACCACTTTGATCCAGCGGGCATCGGCATCGCAAAAACGGATTAATGAGTTCCTGCATACCGAGCCGGATATCGTGTCTGGAGATCACCCCGAAGTGACTGTTTTGGGTGACATCAGTTTTAAAAACGTTACGTTTACTTACCCCGACACCGGTATTAAGGCGATAAGCGACATCAGCTTCGACATCAAAAAAGGACAATTCGTTGCTATTATGGGCCGAACGGGATCGGGAAAATCTACGCTGGCCAATCTTCTCATGAGGATGTATGATGCAGACAGTGGCAGCATAACGGTAGATGGTCTCCCTTTGAAAAAGCTAAGTCTTCAGCATTACCGGAATCAGATTGGCTATGTACCACAAGAGGTGTTTTTGTTTTCGGACACGATAAGGAACAATATTGCATTCGGTCTTGAAGAAGTGAACCAGTCGCAGGTAGAAACCGCCGCAAAACAGGCGGCTGTATATAACAATATCATCGGCTTCGAGAAACGGTTTGACACTATGCTGGGTGAACGCGGCATAACTTTGTCGGGCGGCCAAAAACAACGGGTTTCCATTGCCCGGGCGCTTATTAAGTCTCCTTCGATACTTATATTAGACGACTGCCTTTCGGCTGTAGATACAAAGACGGAAGAAGAAATTTTGAATAATCTGGGGGCACTCATGCATCAGAAAACCATTATTTTGATTGCACATCGTATATCGACCCTCAAAAATGCCGATAAGATTCTGGTTTTAGACGATGGCCGTCTTATAGAGCAAGGTACACACGAGGAGCTCGTTCATCAAAATGGTGCTTACGCAGAGATGTACCAAAATCAGCTGCTGGAAGAGGAAAATCAAACTGCATAA
- a CDS encoding Glu/Leu/Phe/Val family dehydrogenase yields the protein MSGNSSPVNSVLDQIGTSGHRKVVFCNDPDTGLRAIIAIHDTTLGPAIGGTRMWNYATESEALEDVLRLSRAMTYKSAITGLNLGGGNAVIIGDSRKSKSEAMMRSYGRFIKNLNGEFITAEDVGTNTKDMEYIRMETTHVTGVPESLGGAGDPSPTTAKGVYLGIKACVKEVFGTDMLAGRSVVVQGIGNVGEHLVELLRSENVEVYISDINEERLQHVARKYKAKPVAADKIFGLNADIYAPCALGATVNNNTIEKMKFAIIAGSANNQLADEQVHGKRLLEKGILFAPDYLINAGGLISCYSELTGFGRKRTTQLTENIYNATRDVIRMSKRDNIPTVWAANQIAEQRIRDIKKIKSSF from the coding sequence ATGTCTGGTAATAGTTCTCCTGTAAATTCCGTTTTAGATCAAATTGGCACTTCGGGCCATAGAAAAGTTGTTTTTTGCAATGATCCTGATACCGGACTAAGAGCGATTATTGCTATTCATGACACAACGCTAGGGCCCGCGATAGGGGGTACGCGCATGTGGAATTATGCTACCGAATCTGAGGCATTGGAGGATGTGCTAAGACTGTCGAGGGCAATGACCTATAAATCGGCAATTACTGGCTTGAATTTGGGTGGGGGTAATGCCGTGATCATCGGCGATTCGAGAAAGTCCAAGTCTGAGGCGATGATGCGGAGCTACGGGCGCTTTATTAAGAATCTAAATGGTGAATTCATTACAGCAGAGGACGTAGGGACCAATACGAAGGATATGGAGTATATCCGTATGGAAACAACGCATGTTACCGGTGTGCCTGAATCGCTTGGCGGAGCCGGAGATCCCTCACCGACGACTGCCAAGGGTGTTTATCTGGGGATAAAAGCCTGTGTTAAAGAGGTCTTTGGTACAGATATGCTGGCCGGGCGTTCCGTTGTGGTTCAGGGTATTGGCAACGTGGGTGAACATTTGGTTGAGTTGCTGCGTTCGGAGAATGTGGAAGTGTACATCAGTGACATCAACGAAGAACGTTTGCAGCATGTTGCAAGGAAATACAAAGCTAAACCTGTAGCGGCAGATAAAATCTTTGGTTTGAATGCCGACATTTACGCGCCGTGTGCCCTTGGTGCAACCGTAAACAACAATACCATAGAGAAGATGAAATTTGCCATTATAGCCGGCTCGGCCAATAACCAGCTTGCAGATGAACAGGTGCACGGGAAGCGGTTACTGGAAAAGGGTATTTTGTTTGCGCCGGATTATCTGATCAATGCAGGCGGACTGATCAGTTGCTACTCCGAGCTTACAGGCTTTGGCAGAAAACGTACTACGCAGCTGACAGAAAATATTTATAACGCAACCAGAGATGTGATCAGGATGTCTAAACGTGATAATATCCCCACGGTTTGGGCTGCAAACCAAATCGCAGAGCAAAGAATAAGAGATATAAAGAAAATAAAATCATCATTTTAA